DNA sequence from the Geminocystis sp. M7585_C2015_104 genome:
ATTTTTGTTGGTGGCATTCCCATTTGGACGGGGGTTGCCATGGCGGGATGGGGATGGATACAGGAAAATATACTAATTGATTATCTGGAAAAGGAGCTAAAATTTACTAGGGTTAATTCTAGAACTGCTAAGGACGAACAAGATGACCATCAGACATCTAGTTCCGTTCCTATCCCGGTTTCTATTTCTCCCGAGTATAATTCCACTTTAGAGGAGCTGCAGAAGACTTTGGACAAACTTAGAAAGGCTTTTGAAGATGGCATTTTGACGGAGGAGGAGTTTTTGCGCAAAAAAGCGCCCATTGAAAGACAAATAGAAGAGTGTCACATCGCCTCTCTGATCGAGGAAAAAGTTAAAAAACTACAAGAGGCGTTTTCGGATGGTATTTTGACTCAGGAAGAGTATGAGACAAAGTTGTATGAACTAGAAAACAAAGCGAGACAGGAGCTTTTGAACAGACGTATTTTCGAGAGTAATAAAGACAAAATTCTTAAACTTCAAGAGGCATTAGAAAATGGGATCATTACCCAGGAGGAGTATGACAAAAAACTAGCGCAAATGGGTGTCAAAAACATCATCGAGTTGGAAAAGGAAAGAACCAAGAAATAGTTCAAATACTCCACTAATTAGGACACAAGATAGTGTCACAGACGTCAATCACACCATCGGGTTTTGAATTGTTTTTATCGGGGTTGTTATCGGGATTTTTGCCAGTTTCCTTGGACTGATCTTCTAGACACTTGTGGGCTTTGTCTACAATTTTTTTGCCTTGTAAAAGCCAATAATTAGAGCCCACGATTTTGGCTGCGTTAGCCATTGCTTCTTTACAATTACCGTATTCTAAGTCTTTCTCTGCCTGGGCAACAAGATAACTGTTGCGTTTGTATTCTTCTTGCCACTGACTGACTATAACAAGAGAGGCCTTTTTGACATCATTGTCGGGAATAGAGTCTATTTCCTTGAGGGCCTCTTCTAATTTCCCCTCCTCGGTGTAAAGTTTTTCTGCCTTTTTAAAAACCTCCCTACTCCACTGATCAGATAGGCTGGCGGCAGACTGATAGTATCTATTACTGGGGGTTATCTTGCTAACTATTTCCAGGGCTTTGGCGTATTCGGCAAATTGTGCCAGTTTTTTGCCCTCTTCCAGACGACACTTACCGATGTATTCGGATAAGTCGGAGGTGGGAATTTTATTGTCTTTTTGATTGAGTCTTTCTTCTGCCTGTTCAAAACAAGCCGTATAATCGTGGGCATTGTACTTCTCCTCAAGGGAGGCCAAAAAAGCGCTTCTTTCGGCTTCTAGTCTTGCTCTTTCCTGTTGGTTCAGATAATACACACCGCCGGTGGCAATTACAGATATGATGGAGGCAGTTAAAAAAGTTGAGCCGACAGGAGACTGTAACCAGTTTTTCAGGGGATGGCGTTTATTGGAGATTGAGGACTGGGGGGAGGCATATGATGGCAATGGGGCGTCGGTGGCTTGGAGATACCTCCTTGCTTTCTGTTGCCGCCATGCCTCTAAGTCGGCAATCACCTCCTCGGCGGCCTGGTACCGTTGTTTGCAGTTGTAACGCACCATTTTGGAGATAATGTCTGCTAGGGGTGGAGAAACGGTGGCAAAAGGACGCCAAATTAGTTCTCCTCCTTCATCTTCTTCCAGCTGGAGGGGATTTTTCCCCGTCAAAGCCTCAATGGCAATTACTCCCAGAGCGTATATATCACTGTTTTTGTGGGGTTTCCCCCGTGCCTGTTCGGTGGGCATATAGCCACGGGTGCCCAGGGCTACAGTGGGGTTTATCAGACGACTCTGTTCTAGATTGAACTCCTTGACAGCACCAAAGTCAATCAAAACTAGTTGGTTGTCCTGACGGCGGCGGATAAAATTGTCAGGTTTTACGTCTCTATGTATCACCCCCAGGCTATGAATGTACCTCAAAATTTCTAAACCCTGTTGTAGTATTTCGACAACCTTTTCTTCTGGCAAGGGTTGATTAGGTATTAATTCCTGTCGGAGGGTGTGCCCCTCGATGTACTCCTCCACCAGGTAGAAGTCACCGTTGTATTCAAAATAGTCTATCAGCTTGGGAATCTGGGGGTGATTGAGTTTTTTTAAAACCTCTGCCTCTTTTTGGAATAGTCTCCTGGCCTGTTTGAGAAAGTTGGGGGCATTGGAGACAGGATGCAACTGTTTGATGACACAGTATTGTCGACCCTGCCGCCCGGTTACTAAATACACATGGCCGAAACTGCCGCTGCCCAGTTTTTTGACCAGCTGATAGGGAGGGGGTATGAGCTCATCAACGGCGCCGTGGGACATGGAAATCTCCAATAGGGGCTCTTGCCCCTATTTTAACCTTTTTTGCGGGACGGATCACAGCCCCCTTTTTTGCATTTCCCTTTTATAGAAAACTGGGCTTGTGACGGATCAGATCCAAAAATTCCTGACGGGTCTTGTCATTGTCTTGGAACTCCCCTATCATAGCACTAGTAACAGTCCAGGAGCCGGGTTTTTGAACCCCCCGCATTACCATGCACATGTGGGTTGCTTCCATCACCACTGCCACCCCCCTTGGTTCAAGGATAGTTTGGATGGCTTCTGCTATCTGACGGGTTAGACGTTCTTGTACTTGTAGTCTTCTTGAGTACATTTCTACTATGCGGGCTAGTTTGCTCAAACCCACCACCTTCTGGTTGGGGATATAGGCCACGTGAGCCCTCCCCATAAAGGGCAACATATGGTGTTCGCAGAGGCTGAAGAAGTCAATGTCCCTAACCAACACCATTTCGTTGTGACCCTCGTCAAATATAGCACCATTGACCAGTTTTTCCAGGGATTGGTTATAACCCTGGGTCAAAAAGAGCATTGCCTCTGCCACCCTCTTGGGGGTTTTTAGTAGTCCC
Encoded proteins:
- a CDS encoding SHOCT domain-containing protein; translation: MSKSYFVLRNEKDLERAYEGIIVWFKGQGYEVQGLKQKDGYLVQARKTGVIRTLLGANLAFEVRIYPSKDSVSGGKDFVVETSRGKWIENIAGAGITSIFVGGIPIWTGVAMAGWGWIQENILIDYLEKELKFTRVNSRTAKDEQDDHQTSSSVPIPVSISPEYNSTLEELQKTLDKLRKAFEDGILTEEEFLRKKAPIERQIEECHIASLIEEKVKKLQEAFSDGILTQEEYETKLYELENKARQELLNRRIFESNKDKILKLQEALENGIITQEEYDKKLAQMGVKNIIELEKERTKK
- a CDS encoding serine/threonine protein kinase encodes the protein MSHGAVDELIPPPYQLVKKLGSGSFGHVYLVTGRQGRQYCVIKQLHPVSNAPNFLKQARRLFQKEAEVLKKLNHPQIPKLIDYFEYNGDFYLVEEYIEGHTLRQELIPNQPLPEEKVVEILQQGLEILRYIHSLGVIHRDVKPDNFIRRRQDNQLVLIDFGAVKEFNLEQSRLINPTVALGTRGYMPTEQARGKPHKNSDIYALGVIAIEALTGKNPLQLEEDEGGELIWRPFATVSPPLADIISKMVRYNCKQRYQAAEEVIADLEAWRQQKARRYLQATDAPLPSYASPQSSISNKRHPLKNWLQSPVGSTFLTASIISVIATGGVYYLNQQERARLEAERSAFLASLEEKYNAHDYTACFEQAEERLNQKDNKIPTSDLSEYIGKCRLEEGKKLAQFAEYAKALEIVSKITPSNRYYQSAASLSDQWSREVFKKAEKLYTEEGKLEEALKEIDSIPDNDVKKASLVIVSQWQEEYKRNSYLVAQAEKDLEYGNCKEAMANAAKIVGSNYWLLQGKKIVDKAHKCLEDQSKETGKNPDNNPDKNNSKPDGVIDVCDTILCPN
- the folE gene encoding GTP cyclohydrolase I FolE, with the translated sequence MTEFAKNSRYEQQFTNNHSYISTELYKNLGSIAERNGHNGKQLAEIDIQADTEARKQKMIQAVRQLLEAIGEDPDREGLLKTPKRVAEAMLFLTQGYNQSLEKLVNGAIFDEGHNEMVLVRDIDFFSLCEHHMLPFMGRAHVAYIPNQKVVGLSKLARIVEMYSRRLQVQERLTRQIAEAIQTILEPRGVAVVMEATHMCMVMRGVQKPGSWTVTSAMIGEFQDNDKTRQEFLDLIRHKPSFL